Below is a genomic region from Candidatus Margulisiibacteriota bacterium.
TCGATAAAGAAATTAAAATATTTAAAAAAACCTAAGAAAAGAATATTGACAACAATTGCAGCAACAAAAATCTGTTTTTTGCGCTTACCACCTTTTTCTATCGATGACGAGAGCGCGGACCCGAAGCTGTAGTTGAATAAGACGGAACAAATTATCACCAGCGAGAAATAAATATTCCAGAAACAGATAAAACACAGTGATGCTGTTAACAGGAAAAGACGCGCCCATTGAGCAGATAAATATCTGTATATCAGAAAGTAACCCGCCGCAACGAGCGGAAGAAAAATAAGAATAAAAGTATAGGAATTGAAAAGCATATGTTAACTTGTATGGAAATTAGTATTATCCAGCCATCCCCGTTATTCTTTAAAGGAATGATCGGGTTATTCAGTGATTAACGATGAGTCTTATATAATGATCTCGGACAGTTTGCAAGTTATAGAAAGCCGTATCGAAAAACCTCTGTAATTTTCACAAGAAATCAATTTCTGACTTTATGAAGATATAAAGAAGTCAACCTTATTAAAGGCTGTTTCATGTCTTCCCGACGTTTAATTCCCCTTGACATGGACAATGATCTTTGGTAGTAAACATCTATAAAATTAATAAGTTATTTGAAATTATAAAAAATTAATGACTGTAGACATTGTTATTGCGACTTATAATCGGGCAAGGATTCTGCCGAACACTTTGCAGAGCGTTCAGTCACAAACCTACCAGGATTGGCGATGCTGGATTGCTGAAGACGGAAAGACGTCAGAGACACTGGAAGCGATTTCGCCTTTTATGAAAGACGAGCGATTTATTTATTTTCCGGGCGACCACACGGGACGGCCAGCCTGTCCGAGAAACAGGGCGATTTATCAAGGCAGATCTGAACTGATTGCATTTCTTGACGATGATGATCTCTGGCTTCCGGAAAAACTTGAACGTCAAGTAAATTTTATGCAGAGCCATCCTGATTGCGTGTTGTTAGGATGCAATGCTTACAAAGTAAAACCCGGAGATGAACTGAACGATATTACCACGCCGCTCTATTTTCAAAAAAGAACGTTCTTCGGTTACATCCCGTATGAACGGTTTGTTCAACAGAATTATATCATTCTGTCGTCCTCTCTTGTTCGGCGGGTTGCCTTGAGCCGGTCGGGAGGGTTTAATGAAACATTATCACCGGCTGAAGACTTTGAATTGTGGCTTCGAATTGGTGCTTTAGGTGAAATATGGAATATTCCGGAACCTTTAGTGATTTATTCTGATTCTGCGTCGGATAAACACTATCCTGAGCTTGACCGGTATCAGAACTATCGGGAAAGGGCACGTGTATTGGATTTAGCTTTAACCGGCGATGGAAAAATACAGAGCCCTTTGTCTTATAAGGAAAATCAACGATATGCTGCGGCGTGTCGCTATGAAAAAGAATTCTATCTCGCCGGTCCCCGCTTTTTG
It encodes:
- a CDS encoding glycosyltransferase, producing MTVDIVIATYNRARILPNTLQSVQSQTYQDWRCWIAEDGKTSETLEAISPFMKDERFIYFPGDHTGRPACPRNRAIYQGRSELIAFLDDDDLWLPEKLERQVNFMQSHPDCVLLGCNAYKVKPGDELNDITTPLYFQKRTFFGYIPYERFVQQNYIILSSSLVRRVALSRSGGFNETLSPAEDFELWLRIGALGEIWNIPEPLVIYSDSASDKHYPELDRYQNYRERARVLDLALTGDGKIQSPLSYKENQRYAAACRYEKEFYLAGPRFLGRLRHELMWKIKGYK